From the Desulfonispora thiosulfatigenes DSM 11270 genome, one window contains:
- a CDS encoding sodium:calcium antiporter: MLLELLLGLTVILIGAELFTNGIEWLGVRMKFSEGAVGSVLSAVGTALPESMIPVVAILFNPSESSSHIGIGAILGAPFMLGTLAFFITGLSARMFLWRKDKKYYLNVDCKVVSNDIIFFIIMYSLAMGASFIGFMHIKKAIAILLILGYGYYVKRTFKSGDRLGGHNLRALYCNFSEKPRLRMILLQIFVALTAIILGAHYFVSGIETLAMKMKIPYLVLALIIAPIATELPEKFNSVLWISQKKDTLAIGNITGAMVFQSSLLPALGILTTPWDLNGISLLSGILVLISALVLLISLKRNRFLKTSSLMFSGIFYLIFISIVLWAMFS; encoded by the coding sequence GTGTTATTAGAACTTTTATTAGGATTAACAGTTATTTTGATTGGTGCAGAGTTATTTACTAATGGGATAGAATGGTTAGGGGTAAGAATGAAATTTTCTGAAGGGGCGGTAGGTTCAGTACTTTCCGCTGTAGGTACAGCTTTACCAGAGTCTATGATTCCTGTTGTAGCCATTTTATTTAACCCTAGTGAATCTTCTTCTCATATTGGGATTGGCGCAATTTTAGGGGCTCCCTTTATGTTAGGAACTTTAGCCTTTTTTATCACAGGGCTTTCGGCAAGAATGTTTCTTTGGAGAAAAGATAAAAAATATTATTTAAATGTAGACTGCAAAGTTGTAAGTAATGATATAATCTTTTTTATAATTATGTATAGTCTTGCAATGGGTGCATCATTTATTGGTTTTATGCACATTAAAAAAGCTATTGCTATCTTATTAATTTTAGGATATGGATATTATGTAAAGAGAACTTTTAAATCAGGTGATAGATTAGGTGGGCATAATTTACGTGCCTTATATTGTAACTTTTCAGAAAAACCACGTTTAAGAATGATTTTACTACAAATATTCGTGGCTTTAACGGCTATTATCTTAGGCGCTCATTACTTTGTGAGCGGAATAGAAACTTTAGCTATGAAGATGAAAATTCCTTATTTAGTATTAGCTTTAATAATTGCACCTATAGCTACTGAATTGCCAGAAAAGTTTAACAGTGTTTTATGGATTAGCCAGAAAAAAGATACTTTGGCTATTGGGAATATTACGGGAGCTATGGTTTTTCAAAGTTCGCTTCTTCCGGCTCTGGGAATTTTAACTACGCCTTGGGATCTAAATGGGATTTCTTTGTTAAGTGGGATTTTAGTTTTAATATCTGCGCTAGTTTTATTGATTAGCTTAAAACGCAATAGATTTTTAAAAACCTCATCTTTAATGTTTAGTGGAATTTTCTATCTAATTTTTATTTCAATAGTTTTATGGGCTATGTTTAGTTAG